The DNA segment ATCAACGGAACGGGTGGCATCGCAGATCGCCAAAATTACGGAACGTATATCAATGCATCCGCAGTGAAAAGCGTGATCGGGAATATCGACATTCGCGGTGAAGGTGGTGGGGCAGGAACCGGGGATACCGGAGTCGTGATCAGCAGCACTGAACTAGTCTCCTCAGGCGAAGGTGATCAAGCTGCAACGATTACTATCCACAGCGAAAGCGGTGTTTCAGGGGCAAGTCTGACGCTATCAACCATCGATGGGGACGTGTCATTCACCGGGCTGAATGGATCGTCTGCGTATGGAACGGGAGTGCTCACTTCGACCGGGGACGGAATGATTCGCTTCGACGGTGGAACCGTCAATGCGGGCAGCATTACGAGTGAAACCAGCGACATCGTCCTTAGGGGCGGCGCGATCACGGTGGGTACCGTCGAATCGACCGGCACCGGCGAAACCGCAGCCAAGATTCTGATCGGCGACGCATCGACTCATTCCATCCAGGTCAACGGTGACCTGACCAGCGTCGATGGCGACATTCGGATCGTCAACCAAATCACCGATCCGTCGACCGGAGTCGGTTCGATCCTGCTTCGCGGCAATATTACATCAACGGGCATCAACGCGAACCATGCCGCCTCGATAACGATCGATGGGACGGGAGCCGAAAATCAAGTGGGGGTTTGGTTTTCCGGAGCGGGCAAGTCAATCACCAGTAAAGTCGGCGACATTGAAATCACCGGACGGGGCGGAGCTTCTGCGACAGGTAGCTCACTGCACGGCGTCTTCCTCGATCGCGACGTGTCGATTTCCTCGACCGGGACCGACACCGACGCGGCTCAAATCGATATCCATGGGACGGGCGGCGCCGGCGTCAACAGCAACCACGGTGTCTATTTCCGAGGCGATGAAGAAGGTTCGATCACCAGTGTCGTCGGTGCGATTTCGATTACAGGTACTGGTGGTGCAGGGACGGGAAAATCCAGTGCAGGTGTTAGCATCGAAGAAGCGTCGATCTCTTCGACCGGTATTTCCTCAGCCAGCCCGGCGATCGACGCAGCCACAATCACGATCACGGGTATCGGGGGATCAGGTACTTCGGGAAACGACGGCGTTTACGTCGGTACCGACACGGCCATCTCCAGCATCGATGGCGCCATATCGATTGATGGAACTGGAGGCGACGTAGGGAGCGGTGTCATTTTGCAATACCAAAGTTCACTTACATCCAGCGGAGTAGGAAGCGACGCCGCCTCAATCACCGTCAACGGTACCGCCGGACTGGGGGCCTACGGAAGGGGTGTTTCCATGTCCCGAAATATGGTCAACAGCGTCGACGGCGATGTCACCGTCGAAGGCTACGGAAGTGCAGGCCGGAGCCTAGGAGTGTACATCGACGGTTCCCAGGTTGCCTCGACAGGGACGGGCGTACATGCGGCAGAAATTTCGATCCTTGGGATAGGGGGGGAGGAGGGCAGCTACGATAACTATGGCGTCACTGTCCGCAGGTCCACGACCTCTTTTACGACCATCGATGGCGACTTAACCATCTTCGGGCAAGGAGGGTCATCAGGCAGTACCATCGGGCTCCGCGTTGAAACATTCGACACGATTGCGTCCACCGGAACGGGGCCGAACGCTGCAAAGATCTCCCTCACAGGCGTCCTTCCTGATGGTACAAGCGGTACTGCCATGACCTTCGCTTACGGTGGCAGAAATCTGATCACAAGTGTGGAAGGTGACATTGCACTGACCGTCAATGCCAATGGCTCCAACGGACTATTCGGCCCCTCTGGGTTGGTGCAGATTGAATCAACGGGCGTCGGTGCAGATGCAGCCGAAATTTCAATTGAGAGTTTGGGTGGCGAAGGTGGGTCGATCAGCCTGTCCGAAGGAAGTCGAATTGACACCGTTGACGGTAACATCGCGTTGAACAGTGCCCGAAGCATCTACGTCCATGGTTCGATTTCCTCAACAGGGACCGGAATCCATGCAGGCCAGATCCGTATCGACGACAGTCGTGCCGTGTCGGTAAGTGGGAGTATAACAAGCATCGACGGGGACATTTCGGTCTCTTCGATCAAGGGTGACGCCCCCTTATCAACTGGTTACGTCTTAATGCAAGGAAGCATCGCCTCTACTGGAGTCGGTACGTCGGCGGCGACAATCACGATTGAAGGTCAAACCAAGGCTTCGATGACGTCTGGAGTCCGCATTCACGGAGAAGTTTACTCTACCGATGGTGATATTCAGATCTTGGGAACAGGCAGTGGCCAATATCGAAGTGGAGTTGAAGTTGCCTACGGCGGATCTGTAAAATCGCTTGGAAGCGACAAAGCACATGCTGCCACAATCACCATCGATGGCAGCAGCGGGACCGAGGGAGGCCTTGGCATTCAATTGCTGGGAGAAACCGTTGACAGTTCCATAGTGTCCACCATCGCTGGTGATATCCGTATTATTGGCGACGGCGGAAACGGCCCCCAGCACGCGAACAGAGGCGTCTGGATTCGCAAAGGATTTGTCCAATCCACGGGTGCAGCATCTGACAACGCCGGCAACATCACCATCGAAGGGTCCGGTGGAGATGGAGGGACCTATGATCTGGTCGGTGTGGACATATCCACCGACGCCAAAATAGTTACCGTCGCGGGTGACATCGAAATCATCGCCGAAGCGGGCGTCGGTTCAGGCAGTAATAACGATGGGCTGAGACTTGGCGGAGTCAGCCTAATCGGAGACGCCAGTACAGCGGGCGATATCACCATTCAGGCCGATTCAATTGACCTTCAATCGGGAACCGTCCAGTCGACCGGCCTTCTGACCATTGCACCTGGACAGGCGGGTACACCGATTGGAATCGGGGGCGGGGCTGGGGATCTGAATTTAAGCGATGCCGAATTAGCGCTGCTGGTTGACGGTTTTAATTCGATCACGATCGGGGATGCAACCGCCGGAATCATCGACATTGATACCGCGACGTTCACCGACAACGTGAGCCTGATCGGATCGGCATTCCATGACCATGCGGGAACCGATATCGATATGGGAGCCAATACCCTATCGCTGATTGGAACCATCGCGCCGGGACAGTCGCCCGGCATCCTTCGCCTAGCGGGCGCTATCGAATTTGCCGATGCGACGGTGCTGGATCTGGAAATCGATGGCCCCGACGCGGATGAAACGGCCAACGGTCACGATCAGGTCAGCGTCACTGGAACGCTGATCATCGGCGCCGGCGTGACGTTGCAAACGGCGACCACCAACGGATTCGATCCGCTGCTCGGTCAACAACTTGTGATCGTTGAAAATGATGAGACCGATCCGATCGAAGGGGAGTTCGCTGGACTGCCCGAAGGGTCAATTCTGACCAATTTTCTGGGCGTTCCGCTGGATGCCCGCATCTCGTACCTGGGGCTAGACGGGGCGACCGGGAACGATGTCGTGCTGACGATCATTGCAGGAAATTTGGCCCCCACCGCCGACGCTGGCGGCCCCTACTTTATCGACGAGGGAGATTCGCTGACACTTGACGCCTCCCTTTCCTCGGCCCCCGACGACGACCCTCTTGACTATACCTGGGATCTTAACGGCGACGGAGATTTCAGCGACGCTGTAGGCATGACGCCGATGATCCCCTGGTCCGAACTGGACGCTTTGGGAATCGGCAACGTCGCCCAGTTTACGGCAACGGTATCCGTCGATGATGGTCGCGCGGCGGCGGTGACCGCGACGACCACCGTCAACGTGCAGCTTAACGCACCGCCGATTGCCAATGCCGGTGAATCGTACGAGGTGGGCGAAGGTGGATCGATCCAACTGAACGCCAACGGTTCAACGGATGACAAAGGGATCGAAAACCTGACGATCACCTGGGATCTGGATGGCGATGGTCTGTTCGGTGAAACCGGTATCGATGCGGAACGTGGCGATGAAACGGGGGCGCAGCCCACCTTCTCCGCGACGGATGTCGATGGAACTAAGAACGTTAGCGTAACGGTCCGCGTCGAAGATGATCGTGGCAAGGTCGATTCGGATACGACAACCGTCTCGGTTCAGAATATCGCTCCAACGCTAATCCTTGATTCCGAGGTCACGATCGTTCGAGGCGACTCCATTACGGTGGAGGGATCGTTCGTGGACCCAGGACCGGACACCTGGACCGTGACGGTCGATTATGCCGATGGCACCGGCCAAGAAACCCTTGACCTAGATGGCAAGAAATTCGATCTGGATCATGAATACAATGTCGCCGGGACCTATCTGGTGGTGGTCACGGTGGACGATGGCGATGGAGGCGTCAGCAGCCAGAACTTAAAAGTGATTGTCAACCTACCTCCGCTGCCAGACCTGACGTTGATCTCTTCGGACATTCGCTATTTGCCGATTAACCCAGCGGTTGGCGATCCGGTCAACTTTGTCGTTGATGTGACCAATGCCGGGTCGCTTGCCGCAACCGACGTCCCCGTCCGGTTCATGGTGTATGACGCCGTCAGCGAATCGTTCGTTGAAATTGGTCATACAGTGATCGATTCAATCGATGCGAGTCCCGACAGCGAGGGGGAGACTTCCCAAAGCGAGGTTCTCTTTACCTGGGACGGATCCGCAGGCCAGCCGCCTCTACCTCAAGAAGACGTATTCCTGTTAGTTCGAGTGGAGGTTGACGCGGGCTCGGAAATCGAGGAATTGGATGAATCCAACAACGAGGACATTCAAATCCTGCAGGTGGGCAGCCCCGACTTCGGGACGGCCGCAATTACCGCGAATATCTCTGACAAAACGGTCTACCGAAACGAACTTGTAGCGGTTGGTGGACAGGCATACTACGATTTCAGTACGGTTCCAGGAGACTTTGATTTTCCAATCCAAGGTGCAAGCGTGACCATGCGATTGCTTGATCCT comes from the Roseimaritima multifibrata genome and includes:
- a CDS encoding PKD domain-containing protein; this translates as MFPKRSAPRVPASSRGQTARRRLAAALRPRRRLIRIEQLEDRRLLAVGTPVLGTSNDILFSGDATNDLMFFSVSEAGLLQHNRGGYFGFTSNSDLDSVTAGEQTRLVSELTSFRYEDAGSNDRLFFDGENPFSLGDAGIYASAGEITVRDDTSIESTGGVIQFVAAQKILLDQRSSLTTVDGGILLSGNPNADAIGDSIGLESVGATIRTSGSGNIQLVGFGGNDPAEYRNYGISLEEGTTIESTSETSSAGTIQIEGTGGDSSTAAYGVNIDGADIVVRSAYGDISIVGVGGHRSSASGSNFYGVNISAADVIESTGTGPDAATITIDGTGGAESRNNYGVRLAGATTDILSIDGDILIIGQGNGDGTGDTNYGVRSDSIGSIASTGTGIDAASITIIGEGGDGTRSGVGLSLNGSTTQLTSVYGDISIVGRGSDGSGYGNSGGSIGLTIASTGLGENAAKIDIQGTGGINTSGSGITVSGSITTTDGDVTITGLGTGDGTRSGDGGVNVTASIDAVGEADIIIDGTGGQGTGANHGVTISSGAALTTKDGEILITGQGSNGAGSNNYGVHIANIEGIESKWLSDGTIPSPAKITIDGTGGDTGGGNHGVYFDGASEGITSVDGAILITGRTGTGTGPSNVGVRMRDFGAIQSTGTTAHAATITIHGEGGFGQSNNYGVLIDSINRSSVSSFVGDILITGIGGTGDPDVSQSSNRGLVLSNVEIASLGTPDNATGTPATITINGTGGIADRQNYGTYINASAVKSVIGNIDIRGEGGGAGTGDTGVVISSTELVSSGEGDQAATITIHSESGVSGASLTLSTIDGDVSFTGLNGSSAYGTGVLTSTGDGMIRFDGGTVNAGSITSETSDIVLRGGAITVGTVESTGTGETAAKILIGDASTHSIQVNGDLTSVDGDIRIVNQITDPSTGVGSILLRGNITSTGINANHAASITIDGTGAENQVGVWFSGAGKSITSKVGDIEITGRGGASATGSSLHGVFLDRDVSISSTGTDTDAAQIDIHGTGGAGVNSNHGVYFRGDEEGSITSVVGAISITGTGGAGTGKSSAGVSIEEASISSTGISSASPAIDAATITITGIGGSGTSGNDGVYVGTDTAISSIDGAISIDGTGGDVGSGVILQYQSSLTSSGVGSDAASITVNGTAGLGAYGRGVSMSRNMVNSVDGDVTVEGYGSAGRSLGVYIDGSQVASTGTGVHAAEISILGIGGEEGSYDNYGVTVRRSTTSFTTIDGDLTIFGQGGSSGSTIGLRVETFDTIASTGTGPNAAKISLTGVLPDGTSGTAMTFAYGGRNLITSVEGDIALTVNANGSNGLFGPSGLVQIESTGVGADAAEISIESLGGEGGSISLSEGSRIDTVDGNIALNSARSIYVHGSISSTGTGIHAGQIRIDDSRAVSVSGSITSIDGDISVSSIKGDAPLSTGYVLMQGSIASTGVGTSAATITIEGQTKASMTSGVRIHGEVYSTDGDIQILGTGSGQYRSGVEVAYGGSVKSLGSDKAHAATITIDGSSGTEGGLGIQLLGETVDSSIVSTIAGDIRIIGDGGNGPQHANRGVWIRKGFVQSTGAASDNAGNITIEGSGGDGGTYDLVGVDISTDAKIVTVAGDIEIIAEAGVGSGSNNDGLRLGGVSLIGDASTAGDITIQADSIDLQSGTVQSTGLLTIAPGQAGTPIGIGGGAGDLNLSDAELALLVDGFNSITIGDATAGIIDIDTATFTDNVSLIGSAFHDHAGTDIDMGANTLSLIGTIAPGQSPGILRLAGAIEFADATVLDLEIDGPDADETANGHDQVSVTGTLIIGAGVTLQTATTNGFDPLLGQQLVIVENDETDPIEGEFAGLPEGSILTNFLGVPLDARISYLGLDGATGNDVVLTIIAGNLAPTADAGGPYFIDEGDSLTLDASLSSAPDDDPLDYTWDLNGDGDFSDAVGMTPMIPWSELDALGIGNVAQFTATVSVDDGRAAAVTATTTVNVQLNAPPIANAGESYEVGEGGSIQLNANGSTDDKGIENLTITWDLDGDGLFGETGIDAERGDETGAQPTFSATDVDGTKNVSVTVRVEDDRGKVDSDTTTVSVQNIAPTLILDSEVTIVRGDSITVEGSFVDPGPDTWTVTVDYADGTGQETLDLDGKKFDLDHEYNVAGTYLVVVTVDDGDGGVSSQNLKVIVNLPPLPDLTLISSDIRYLPINPAVGDPVNFVVDVTNAGSLAATDVPVRFMVYDAVSESFVEIGHTVIDSIDASPDSEGETSQSEVLFTWDGSAGQPPLPQEDVFLLVRVEVDAGSEIEELDESNNEDIQILQVGSPDFGTAAITANISDKTVYRNELVAVGGQAYYDFSTVPGDFDFPIQGASVTMRLLDPASGLVLAASTVLTASNGNFLHTIRSPELDGDYTLRFEVTEGTLSTVFESTLTVLGDSPEEPPSPPRSPPSRGYVFFPSIQFTQSVIPPGNPQIGEPVTIVGTFNYELAQPLLNVPVTFNDLFPVAGEVRTFEIGSGFVNFPDGGLEDPTLLPMDWTPTAEGFHIIQVIAEPDFNFRAHTHVTQLLLVGDLDTSSLTLAYELPTVVELPQLRAGARMFPIFAAAQAPQTPSPGDTVTYTIRYENTGDTTITGGQLIDDFDETVVGVPTNISDGGVVDGSVVRWELGDIPAGASGTVSYEVTINEAAELPPGSAFVFNTAVLNTDQAAAASTSELLLSNDSPVITNLNIEPMVAENGNVTLAGTFSDASLEDTHTIQITWGDGQTDTLLFTAGERAFSLPHSYDLTATPYVESYEIAVTLTDSSGQNSNGSVTTQTPVVAPPVPDEQSPNSSVASAVWNTETNLFDLLVDFADPPGGADAPVSGVQHLEVFYRVNPQNGNSAVQRFGDITLSPASPAGSQLLSRTIDAQPGDIIQVWSVATDGSGNVENEVTPRTDYSFAVADTVGPDTQVLSAIFDGNAFIDLHVSGVDVGGGHVDSIDVYVETRTGTASPIVSLIGTIPGGAAMVDETIKFAVPQDGVIRPYRFFSIGTDHLGNREGGNSLLDGDPGPEGDVLLSDIVLEEPSAAVVTGFDVNNGLENRSSVHSADILFNDENFIDQLLESLNDEDSSNDRIRIERLDLNGNSIEPPVYLPVTAVQDGLTLRLQFGATGIQENGVYAIRLDMDDDADNEWDDELQFHRLKGDINGDGAVDTSDLLKARLAYRNSALHADADVDGNGMVDAFDLRFFSTFLRQRDGEKVLGMPREELDD